One segment of Anopheles stephensi strain Indian chromosome 3, UCI_ANSTEP_V1.0, whole genome shotgun sequence DNA contains the following:
- the LOC118514618 gene encoding larval cuticle protein A2B-like, which translates to MPAHVQASVLQRLILMLVMLSIATAVPAVRPVPFSNAITDTINQPRSNDGKTAHHTPRYEFAYGVKDPITGDHKDRWEKRDGDRVQGVYMLEEADGTQRIVEYEADDVQGFRAIVTNVKLPKGTGQQQDPIAHSYSMLQATA; encoded by the coding sequence ATGCCGGCCCACGTACAGGCAAGTGTCCTGCAGCGATTGATTCTGATGCTGGTGATGCTGTCGATTGCTACGGCCGTACCGGCCGTTCGACCGGTCCCCTTTTCCAACGCCATTACCGACACCATCAATCAGCCGCGATCGAACGACGGGAAAACGGCACATCACACACCCCGGTACGAGTTCGCGTACGGCGTGAAGGACCCAATTACGGGCGATCACAAAGATCGGTGGGAAAAGCGGGACGGTGACCGGGTGCAGGGTGTGTACATGCTGGAGGAAGCCGACGGGACGCAGCGCATCGTGGAGTACGAGGCGGACGACGTGCAAGGCTTCCGGGCGATCGTCACCAACGTGAAGCTACCCAAGGGCACCGGCCAGCAGCAAGATCCGATCGCACACAGCTACAGTATGCTACAGGCGACCGCTTAG